A stretch of bacterium DNA encodes these proteins:
- a CDS encoding redoxin family protein — protein MALLAVSFLAGTLTVLAPCILPLLPVVVGSSAAERSRLTPYVVVASVSLSIILFTLLLKVSSLFIAVPESFWTYLSGGLLVFLGFTFIFPSLWERIPGMAKLSSRSNKLVGTGYQKKSFWGDVVIGVALGPVFSSCSPTYFVILATVLPASFLLGFSYLLAYTAGLAIMLICIALIGQRFADRLTRAADSRGALKKTVGILFIALGLLIASGYEKKFEVWLLESGYVDSVRWEQRLLQRIGMEEETGIRPYFEIESPAGFVNTDGITVGELVGKKVILIDFMTYSCINCQRTFPYMNAWYERYKDQGLEIIGIHTPEFAFEKDINNVEEAMRKFGITYPVVLDNNYATWRACGNQYWPRKYLVDIEGNIIYDHIGEGGYAETEKKIREALRDRAEKLSLPEPDVSLPLVADQRSEARNLAQSPEIYFGSLRNQNLAGGKRFVPGQQSFTLPDSFVLNALYLGGTWNITPEHAASVSEDATIVFRYKAGEVFMVAGSAQGAELEIWQDGEIVNAAAGKDVQTGVVRVQDERLYELIRNPSGEEHVLEIRVKSGTLEAFTFTFG, from the coding sequence ATGGCGCTTCTTGCGGTATCGTTTCTTGCCGGTACGCTGACCGTCCTTGCTCCGTGCATACTACCGCTCCTGCCGGTGGTCGTGGGCTCTTCCGCGGCAGAGAGGAGCAGGCTCACGCCCTATGTCGTCGTCGCTTCGGTTTCGCTCTCGATAATCCTCTTCACGCTCCTCCTTAAAGTCTCATCGCTCTTCATTGCCGTACCTGAAAGTTTCTGGACGTATCTATCCGGAGGGCTGCTCGTCTTCTTGGGATTCACGTTCATATTCCCCTCCTTGTGGGAACGAATCCCCGGGATGGCAAAACTCTCATCGCGTTCGAATAAACTCGTCGGTACGGGGTATCAGAAGAAAAGCTTCTGGGGCGATGTCGTAATCGGCGTCGCACTCGGTCCGGTATTCTCATCGTGTTCGCCGACGTATTTCGTCATCCTTGCCACGGTGCTGCCGGCTTCATTTCTGCTCGGCTTTTCCTATCTTCTCGCGTATACCGCTGGGCTTGCGATCATGCTCATCTGTATCGCGCTCATCGGACAGCGGTTCGCGGATCGTCTTACACGCGCAGCTGATTCTCGTGGCGCCCTCAAAAAGACGGTCGGCATCCTCTTTATTGCGCTCGGTCTACTTATCGCATCGGGCTACGAAAAGAAGTTTGAAGTGTGGCTCTTGGAAAGCGGGTATGTTGATTCCGTCCGTTGGGAACAGCGACTCCTGCAGCGTATCGGCATGGAAGAAGAGACGGGCATCCGTCCGTATTTCGAGATCGAGTCCCCCGCAGGATTCGTGAATACCGACGGAATCACGGTCGGTGAACTGGTGGGGAAGAAGGTCATTCTCATCGATTTCATGACCTATAGCTGCATCAATTGCCAACGCACATTCCCGTATATGAACGCCTGGTACGAACGATACAAGGATCAGGGTCTGGAGATCATCGGCATTCACACGCCGGAATTCGCGTTCGAGAAGGACATCAACAACGTGGAGGAGGCGATGCGGAAATTCGGTATCACCTATCCGGTGGTCTTGGATAATAATTACGCGACGTGGCGCGCCTGCGGCAATCAGTACTGGCCCCGCAAATATCTCGTGGATATCGAGGGGAATATCATCTACGACCATATCGGCGAAGGCGGGTACGCCGAGACTGAAAAGAAGATCCGCGAGGCATTGCGGGATCGCGCAGAGAAACTTAGTCTTCCCGAACCCGATGTGTCTCTCCCCTTGGTTGCCGATCAGCGAAGTGAAGCCCGGAATCTTGCGCAAAGCCCGGAGATCTATTTCGGATCGCTGCGCAATCAAAATCTTGCAGGAGGGAAGCGTTTCGTACCGGGGCAGCAATCATTTACGCTTCCGGATTCGTTCGTGCTGAATGCGCTGTATCTTGGCGGCACCTGGAACATCACTCCCGAACATGCAGCTTCAGTATCGGAGGACGCAACGATCGTATTCCGCTATAAAGCGGGTGAGGTATTTATGGTGGCAGGTTCCGCGCAAGGAGCTGAACTTGAGATATGGCAGGATGGTGAGATCGTGAATGCTGCTGCGGGCAAAGATGTACAAACAGGTGTGGTACGGGTACAGGATGAGCGCCTCTACGAGCTCATCCGCAATCCCAGTGGGGAAGAGCACGTGCTCGAAATCAGGGTGAAGAGCGGTACCTTAGAAGCGTTTACGTTTACCTTCGGCTGA
- a CDS encoding Glu/Leu/Phe/Val dehydrogenase produces MQNNPWQRALAQLQRTLELTEAHPNLQQRLKEPDRVVEVNVPVEMDSGETKTFRGYRVQHNNIRGPYKGGLRFHPQVDLDEAKALAFWMTMKNALIGVPFGGGKGGIEVDPKSLSEGELERLTRNFARELAHVIGPEKDVPAPDVGSNAQMMHWIADEYSKHVGEHSPAVVTGKPVGQGGSEGRTEATGYGGGFALEAIMRKLGKEPKGTVAIQGFGNVGSYLAEYLSRQGFTIVGLSDSKSGIYKEDGIDVEAVGKFKDEKGTLSGFGGTAISPSDVLALPVDIIVPAALENSITETNAPDIKASIVLELANGPTTLEADAILNNKGIIVIPDILANAGGVAVSYFEWEQNRRQEKWTKEDVFAKLRPMMEAAAENVYAESVAQKISLRDAAYSVALKSLSKEAVE; encoded by the coding sequence ATGCAGAACAATCCCTGGCAGCGCGCTCTGGCGCAATTACAGCGAACGCTCGAGCTCACCGAAGCGCATCCCAATCTCCAGCAGCGCCTCAAGGAACCTGATCGGGTCGTCGAAGTGAACGTGCCTGTTGAAATGGATAGCGGGGAGACCAAGACCTTCCGTGGGTATCGCGTGCAGCACAATAATATCCGCGGGCCATACAAGGGCGGTTTGCGTTTCCATCCGCAGGTGGATCTCGATGAGGCGAAGGCGCTCGCGTTCTGGATGACGATGAAGAATGCTCTCATCGGAGTCCCCTTCGGCGGCGGCAAAGGCGGCATCGAAGTCGATCCGAAATCGCTCTCAGAAGGAGAGTTGGAACGTCTCACACGGAATTTCGCACGTGAGCTCGCGCATGTCATCGGACCTGAAAAAGACGTGCCGGCACCGGATGTGGGATCGAATGCGCAGATGATGCATTGGATCGCGGATGAGTATTCGAAGCATGTCGGTGAGCATTCGCCCGCAGTCGTCACCGGAAAGCCGGTTGGACAGGGTGGTTCTGAAGGTCGCACTGAGGCTACGGGCTACGGCGGCGGCTTCGCACTTGAAGCGATCATGCGGAAGCTGGGGAAAGAGCCGAAGGGGACGGTTGCGATCCAGGGATTCGGTAATGTAGGTTCATATCTTGCGGAGTACCTCTCCCGCCAAGGATTCACTATCGTCGGTCTTTCCGATTCGAAGAGCGGTATCTACAAGGAAGACGGCATCGATGTCGAAGCGGTAGGAAAATTCAAAGACGAAAAGGGGACGCTCTCCGGTTTCGGTGGAACTGCCATCTCCCCTTCTGATGTTCTGGCGCTCCCCGTCGATATCATCGTCCCGGCAGCCCTCGAGAATTCCATCACGGAGACGAACGCACCTGATATCAAAGCATCGATCGTGCTCGAGCTCGCAAATGGTCCGACCACGCTCGAAGCGGATGCGATTCTGAATAACAAGGGAATAATCGTGATTCCTGACATTCTTGCGAACGCAGGAGGAGTGGCGGTCTCCTATTTCGAATGGGAGCAGAACAGGCGGCAGGAGAAATGGACGAAAGAGGACGTATTCGCGAAGCTGCGCCCGATGATGGAAGCAGCCGCAGAGAACGTGTATGCGGAATCAGTCGCACAAAAGATCTCGCTGCGCGATGCGGCGTACAGTGTTGCGCTCAAATCCCTCTCGAAAGAAGCGGTAGAATAA
- a CDS encoding PQQ-dependent sugar dehydrogenase, whose product MNSLPFATAFAVLALIITTAFGIYWLGYSPINQTADATIPVMDGEVAYRVEEVVRGLEVPWGIVFTSSTRMLITERPGRIRVVENGTLREAPLHTFDEVSSGGEEGLMSLTLHPQYASNKYVYTAYAYQGSEGMRVDVVRFKDEGDSISDIIPIVRDIPAARFHAGCELAFGPDGKLYITTGDATDGELAQDLNSLAGKILRVNDDGSIPEGNPFPQSPIWSYGHRNPQGIAWNSKREMYETEHGPSGFDGPGGGDEVNKIVMGGNYGWPLVSHEKTKEGTVSPLLVFTPAEAPSSAMIYSGKLFPQFKDNLFFGALRGENLMRVSLVDGAASGFDRLFREEYGRIREVIEGPDGAIYFATSNQDGRGSPAEGDDRIFRIVKREE is encoded by the coding sequence ATGAATTCCCTTCCGTTCGCTACCGCGTTCGCCGTTCTCGCCCTCATTATCACGACTGCCTTCGGTATCTATTGGCTTGGATATTCACCCATCAATCAGACAGCGGATGCTACGATTCCCGTTATGGACGGGGAAGTCGCCTATCGGGTCGAAGAAGTCGTGCGCGGTCTTGAAGTGCCATGGGGCATCGTTTTTACCTCATCGACACGCATGCTCATTACAGAACGTCCCGGACGCATTCGGGTGGTTGAAAACGGCACGCTGCGCGAAGCGCCGCTCCATACTTTTGATGAAGTCTCGAGTGGTGGCGAAGAGGGACTCATGTCGCTGACGCTCCACCCGCAGTATGCTTCAAACAAATACGTATATACCGCGTATGCTTATCAAGGGTCTGAAGGAATGCGTGTCGATGTCGTGCGATTCAAAGACGAGGGTGATTCTATTTCCGACATCATACCGATCGTGCGCGATATCCCAGCGGCGCGCTTCCATGCGGGTTGCGAATTAGCATTCGGTCCCGACGGGAAGCTCTATATCACGACCGGAGACGCGACCGATGGTGAACTCGCCCAGGATCTGAATTCGCTCGCAGGGAAGATACTGCGCGTGAATGACGACGGGTCGATTCCGGAGGGGAATCCCTTCCCGCAATCACCTATCTGGAGCTACGGGCATCGGAACCCGCAGGGCATCGCGTGGAATTCGAAAAGAGAGATGTACGAGACGGAACATGGTCCGTCCGGTTTCGACGGCCCTGGCGGAGGTGATGAGGTGAATAAGATCGTGATGGGAGGGAATTACGGCTGGCCATTGGTCTCGCATGAGAAGACGAAAGAAGGAACGGTTTCTCCCCTTCTCGTTTTTACTCCAGCAGAGGCGCCGTCATCTGCCATGATCTATTCGGGGAAGCTCTTTCCGCAATTCAAGGATAATCTTTTCTTCGGTGCGCTTCGTGGAGAGAACCTGATGCGGGTCTCTTTGGTGGATGGCGCCGCATCAGGGTTTGATCGTCTTTTCCGCGAAGAATACGGACGAATCCGCGAGGTGATCGAGGGGCCGGACGGGGCGATCTACTTTGCGACATCTAACCAGGATGGCCGCGGCTCTCCGGCTGAAGGGGATGATCGCATCTTTCGCATTGTGAAAAGAGAGGAGTAA
- a CDS encoding class F sortase → MARLSRFFIFTLTLCAVAIFTTTIVRAFFYNPDTEITVPPDEVVASNPQHHPVRLIVPSLGIDANVQDVGVNAAGNMGVPSNFTDVGWYKYGVVPGGAGSSVIAGHVDNGLGLSGVFKRLDELETGDEIIVERRDGTRRTFVVTGKRSYPYDAVPTEIIFNPSGSARLNLITCGGSWVKSAKTYDQRLVVFTKLSGT, encoded by the coding sequence ATGGCCAGACTTTCGCGTTTTTTCATATTCACGCTCACGCTCTGTGCGGTCGCGATATTCACCACGACCATCGTGCGTGCGTTCTTCTACAACCCGGATACGGAGATCACGGTGCCACCTGATGAGGTGGTGGCCTCGAATCCGCAGCACCATCCGGTACGCCTCATCGTCCCTTCGCTCGGTATCGATGCGAATGTGCAGGATGTCGGCGTAAATGCTGCAGGCAACATGGGAGTGCCGAGCAATTTCACCGATGTCGGTTGGTACAAGTACGGCGTCGTGCCCGGCGGCGCAGGATCTTCGGTCATTGCCGGACATGTCGACAACGGACTCGGGCTCTCTGGTGTTTTCAAACGCCTCGATGAACTTGAAACCGGCGATGAGATAATCGTCGAGCGGCGTGACGGGACCCGGCGCACATTCGTGGTCACCGGTAAGCGATCGTACCCGTATGACGCGGTGCCGACGGAGATCATTTTCAATCCTTCGGGTTCTGCGCGGCTGAATCTCATAACCTGCGGCGGCTCGTGGGTGAAATCCGCCAAGACGTACGATCAGCGCCTGGTCGTATTTACCAAGCTTTCGGGTACTTGA
- a CDS encoding LPXTG cell wall anchor domain-containing protein: MLKKFVNGAAAASLFVAGIASAQTTTSTTTPGVPNTGAGDIALNAVILGISAMIAVGGALYLYMQRNALAE; encoded by the coding sequence ATGTTGAAGAAATTCGTTAACGGCGCAGCGGCAGCCTCCCTCTTCGTGGCAGGCATCGCGAGCGCCCAGACCACCACGTCGACGACGACACCAGGCGTCCCGAATACCGGTGCGGGAGATATCGCGCTTAACGCGGTCATCCTCGGCATCTCGGCGATGATAGCAGTCGGCGGTGCGCTGTATCTGTACATGCAGCGGAATGCGCTAGCTGAATAG
- a CDS encoding lmo0937 family membrane protein encodes MLTFAAALVGLWFFGLMAEFTMGGMIHLLLVAGLVLALTKIIQEATPIEQIEIEPETV; translated from the coding sequence ATGCTTACATTCGCTGCGGCATTAGTCGGCCTTTGGTTCTTCGGTCTCATGGCCGAATTCACGATGGGCGGAATGATCCATCTGTTACTAGTCGCCGGATTGGTACTTGCGCTTACGAAAATAATCCAAGAAGCGACGCCGATCGAACAGATCGAGATCGAACCTGAGACTGTCTAA
- a CDS encoding GDP-mannose 4,6-dehydratase yields MASILVTGGAGFIGSNLCRTLLAEGHTVHAVDNCITGSRTNVVPLESDTNFFFYLQDISDPQFLETFLRTKIDLIYSLACPTGVPNLITLAEEMLRTCSYGTFNVLEIAKHHRAKLLLSSTAEVYGQPLTSPQDETYNGNVNPLGMRSAYEEGKRFAESTLAMYVRKYDVDARVVRIFNTFGPGMSLNDFRVIPHFIQCVLNEQPLRLYGDGLQTRTHLYVDDLVRGLTTVMEHGIPGEAYNVGGEHQMTIRELAELVITLTDHTAGIVYEPHFIEDHTHRRPAVEKAKSLGWSQQVTVEEGLRRMVAHHLPLRVVTESEIQPSADQVIT; encoded by the coding sequence ATGGCCTCTATCCTTGTCACCGGCGGTGCCGGATTCATCGGTTCCAATCTCTGCCGCACCCTTCTTGCAGAAGGACATACAGTGCACGCGGTTGATAACTGCATCACCGGATCGCGAACCAATGTCGTACCGCTTGAGAGCGATACGAATTTCTTTTTTTATCTTCAGGATATTTCCGATCCTCAGTTCCTGGAAACATTTTTGCGTACAAAGATCGATCTTATCTACAGCCTCGCCTGCCCTACCGGTGTTCCCAACCTCATCACGCTCGCGGAAGAGATGCTCCGCACCTGTTCGTACGGCACGTTCAATGTGCTGGAAATCGCGAAACACCATCGTGCGAAACTCCTCCTTTCCTCGACGGCCGAAGTGTACGGCCAGCCGCTTACCAGCCCGCAGGACGAGACCTATAACGGCAACGTAAACCCCCTTGGTATGCGCAGTGCCTACGAGGAAGGCAAACGCTTTGCTGAATCAACGCTCGCGATGTACGTCCGTAAATACGACGTCGACGCACGCGTCGTGCGCATCTTCAATACGTTCGGCCCGGGCATGTCGCTCAACGATTTCCGCGTTATCCCGCATTTCATCCAGTGCGTACTCAATGAACAGCCGCTACGTCTCTACGGCGACGGTCTTCAGACCCGCACGCATCTCTATGTCGATGATCTCGTACGCGGGCTCACCACGGTCATGGAACACGGCATTCCTGGCGAGGCATACAACGTCGGCGGCGAGCATCAGATGACGATCCGTGAACTCGCTGAGCTCGTAATCACCCTCACTGACCACACAGCCGGCATCGTCTACGAACCGCATTTTATCGAGGATCATACGCATCGTCGTCCTGCCGTTGAGAAAGCAAAATCCCTTGGCTGGTCGCAGCAGGTCACCGTCGAAGAAGGTCTACGTCGCATGGTCGCGCACCACCTGCCGCTGCGTGTCGTCACAGAATCCGAAATCCAACCATCCGCTGACCAGGTCATCACATAG
- a CDS encoding glycosyltransferase family 2 protein, protein MPQKSSRINLVAASIAGVGLSASLFFLVFFSFGFEESLLLTANVSALHVSSFILWLACIGVGSYIAARIYVHEPYILSFAVSMGTLAAVTTSLLYSPSLSANLIPQNAGFAFLIFASTMGIGFLGGHIARSMNALERERDAIRREATKHARIAPEDVAILIAAHNEELTIGTTVASVLAFTDAKNVFVASDGSSDKTIDVVRSLGAHADDIRPNRGKAGAIVEALKRNDLLDRYKAVFLMDADLKVDPNFFTHALPFFDNPNVAAVAGHLDSLWIPHLMPRWNMFFTAYRIRLWRILQFCVRYGQTWQYTNVSPIIPGGGSVYRSEALKKITIEVPGLIIEDFNMTFEVHHKNLGLIAFDPKAFATTQEPFSLRDYTKQINRWYLGYFQTIRHHGIWPSWFIFSTLFFTVELALSSLLFALLPFFVLELLLSSRDSLFINIPVFGFEISLAGIAMVVFALDYIVTILVAFIERKPVLMFYGPAFFFLRYIETWIFLYALGVGLFTTPQTEGKWKSPKRVAYSKN, encoded by the coding sequence ATGCCCCAGAAGTCTTCGCGCATCAATCTGGTCGCAGCATCCATAGCAGGAGTCGGCCTCAGCGCCTCACTGTTCTTCCTCGTCTTCTTCAGTTTCGGCTTTGAAGAAAGCTTACTCCTCACCGCGAACGTGTCCGCCTTGCATGTCTCCAGCTTCATCCTCTGGCTCGCCTGTATCGGCGTCGGCTCATATATCGCAGCACGAATCTACGTGCACGAACCGTACATTCTCTCGTTCGCGGTCTCCATGGGAACCCTTGCGGCAGTCACGACCTCCCTTCTCTACTCACCTTCTCTTTCCGCGAATCTTATCCCGCAGAATGCCGGTTTCGCCTTCCTCATATTCGCTTCAACGATGGGCATCGGTTTTCTCGGCGGACATATTGCGCGCAGTATGAATGCGCTTGAACGCGAACGCGATGCCATTCGCCGCGAAGCAACTAAGCACGCACGCATCGCACCAGAAGACGTTGCCATCCTCATCGCAGCGCACAACGAAGAACTCACCATCGGCACCACGGTGGCATCAGTGCTTGCGTTTACGGATGCCAAAAACGTCTTCGTGGCGAGCGACGGCTCATCCGACAAAACCATTGACGTCGTGCGCTCACTGGGCGCGCATGCGGACGATATTCGGCCGAATCGGGGAAAAGCAGGCGCGATCGTCGAAGCGCTTAAGAGAAATGACCTGCTTGATCGCTACAAGGCCGTGTTTCTCATGGATGCGGACCTGAAAGTCGATCCAAATTTTTTCACTCATGCCCTCCCCTTTTTCGACAATCCGAACGTCGCAGCGGTCGCAGGTCATCTCGATTCGCTGTGGATCCCACACCTCATGCCGCGATGGAATATGTTTTTCACCGCGTACCGAATCCGACTGTGGCGGATCCTACAATTCTGCGTACGCTACGGACAGACATGGCAATATACCAACGTCTCCCCGATTATCCCTGGCGGAGGAAGCGTATATCGTAGCGAGGCTCTTAAAAAGATAACCATCGAAGTACCTGGCCTCATCATTGAGGACTTCAACATGACGTTTGAGGTCCATCACAAGAACCTCGGCCTCATCGCCTTTGATCCGAAAGCCTTTGCTACGACTCAAGAACCATTTTCGCTGCGAGACTATACCAAACAGATCAATCGCTGGTATTTGGGATACTTCCAGACAATCCGGCACCATGGCATCTGGCCGAGCTGGTTCATATTCTCAACGCTTTTTTTCACGGTCGAGCTTGCTCTCTCTTCTCTACTGTTTGCGTTGCTTCCTTTTTTCGTACTAGAACTTCTCCTCAGCTCACGGGATTCCCTATTCATCAACATCCCTGTTTTCGGCTTTGAGATAAGCCTTGCGGGCATCGCCATGGTCGTGTTTGCACTGGATTACATCGTTACGATTCTGGTCGCGTTCATTGAGCGCAAACCCGTGCTCATGTTCTACGGGCCCGCTTTCTTCTTCTTGCGATACATCGAGACATGGATATTCCTCTATGCGCTCGGTGTTGGCCTTTTCACCACCCCACAGACCGAAGGAAAGTGGAAAAGCCCGAAACGAGTGGCGTACTCGAAAAACTAA
- a CDS encoding polysaccharide deacetylase family protein, whose protein sequence is MMKRFNALIVLASLVLVSTGLPYQTAHADREAARAAREAAVQMRVELRNSLRGPAPTPTPEPTPTPTPTPEPQPQPEPTPTPTPEPAPQPEPDPTPTPEPQPAPQPASGALISFDFDDGWISGYEKGLPIFDAAGIKTTYYVTTEYLGDGGYEAFIKPNNLADIAARGHEIGAHTRSHPDLTTLDSQRVQDEVIGGKQDLANLGHETKVFAYPYGAVNNDVRTVVAGSFSGARGVEEGFNDKNTDRYVLYSWNASNMTFEKAKEVIDQAIAQKKWVIFLIHKVDEPVDEGSGDTAVNISSELLTQIVDYVKQSNIEVVTASEGLERLGSIE, encoded by the coding sequence ATGATGAAGCGATTCAATGCTTTGATTGTACTCGCGTCACTTGTTTTGGTGAGTACTGGTCTCCCTTATCAGACGGCGCACGCCGATCGCGAAGCCGCTCGTGCGGCTCGAGAAGCTGCAGTGCAGATGCGTGTCGAATTGCGCAATTCGCTTCGTGGTCCGGCTCCAACGCCAACTCCTGAGCCGACGCCGACGCCGACGCCGACGCCGGAACCGCAGCCGCAACCTGAACCGACGCCAACGCCGACTCCAGAACCTGCGCCGCAGCCGGAACCAGACCCGACTCCGACTCCAGAACCGCAACCTGCGCCGCAGCCGGCAAGTGGTGCGCTTATTTCATTCGATTTTGATGACGGATGGATATCAGGCTATGAGAAAGGGCTTCCCATCTTCGATGCTGCAGGCATCAAGACGACCTATTACGTCACGACGGAGTATCTCGGAGACGGAGGCTATGAGGCATTCATAAAACCGAACAATCTGGCCGATATAGCGGCACGTGGGCATGAGATTGGGGCACATACCAGATCGCATCCGGATTTGACAACCTTAGACAGTCAACGGGTCCAGGATGAAGTGATCGGTGGTAAGCAAGACCTCGCGAATCTCGGGCATGAGACTAAGGTTTTCGCGTATCCCTACGGTGCAGTGAACAATGATGTCCGCACTGTGGTAGCAGGGTCCTTCAGCGGTGCCCGCGGCGTCGAGGAGGGATTCAACGATAAAAACACCGATCGCTACGTTCTCTACAGCTGGAATGCGAGCAATATGACGTTCGAGAAGGCCAAGGAGGTGATCGATCAGGCAATTGCGCAGAAGAAATGGGTCATCTTCCTTATCCATAAGGTAGACGAACCGGTAGACGAAGGTTCGGGTGATACCGCCGTGAATATTTCCAGCGAGCTGCTCACGCAGATTGTCGACTATGTAAAGCAGTCGAACATCGAGGTGGTCACCGCGAGCGAAGGTCTCGAAAGGCTCGGCTCGATCGAATAA
- a CDS encoding polysaccharide deacetylase family protein, with protein sequence MMFLKGRVFPYQSPIASALLFALIVAATPLQAVFAAQTGLIAPSTNVNSGWQNPQNAYASDNNRAIADNNADIVQYGGFSFPTTTGVINGIELVVEGYTTGRTSLSSVGRPQEQISLSWNGGTNYTSGTAGVKTTSLPLNRETTQTFGGSRDAWGRTWTPEELANLRVKLATRGATGGKLYVDQIRVRIHYTPRITTQTVITSHTPDPSTTNQAYTVNVTVTPASGSTRPSGSVTVTDGTSSCTDTTASNGASSTSAFSCALTSTTAGTKTLTATFTSTNAFTGSSGTASHTVTAAPPPPPSSETFSKGMVSITFDDGTKSVYNAIAARNLLQGLPSTQYVYSIPMYGAALCNGACYTEYMSTADVQNLAAAGHEIASHTRGHRNLSTLSGTDSLFETNGSRLDFIGEFPSLAVTSLAYPYGGFNSAVKQQLQAAGYSGGRTVDIIGADGRPILNKPSTDRFALFSGQVTGTSPVTPNDPLPTGWNPEFGTIQSWIDDAVNNKQWLILTLHEVKDDCGADAYCVTPAKLTQIVNYLKSKGSSIDVVTVGQGLSRMNSAPTSDGAAPVVTVPQTVNNTITTKATSSSGAAVTFTPVVTDSNSGLNALCVLPAIQEEFVFPSGEASGIQLPKVVTSGYTFPTGSTSVRCSASDVGGKVGTYTFTVTVTP encoded by the coding sequence ATGATGTTTCTAAAAGGGCGCGTCTTCCCTTATCAGTCTCCTATTGCATCCGCACTGCTCTTCGCACTCATCGTTGCGGCCACGCCATTGCAAGCGGTCTTTGCAGCGCAAACAGGCCTTATCGCACCGAGCACCAACGTGAACAGCGGCTGGCAGAATCCGCAGAATGCATATGCCTCGGACAACAATCGCGCGATCGCGGATAATAACGCTGATATCGTCCAGTACGGTGGTTTTTCGTTTCCGACGACTACCGGTGTCATAAACGGCATCGAGCTGGTCGTTGAAGGCTATACCACCGGTCGGACATCACTCTCCTCCGTAGGGCGTCCTCAAGAGCAAATTTCCCTCTCCTGGAACGGTGGTACCAACTACACTTCCGGAACCGCTGGCGTGAAGACGACGAGTCTACCGCTCAATCGTGAGACGACGCAGACATTCGGCGGATCCAGGGATGCATGGGGCCGCACGTGGACCCCTGAAGAGCTTGCGAACCTACGAGTGAAGCTCGCGACCAGAGGAGCAACTGGCGGGAAACTATATGTGGATCAAATTCGAGTACGTATTCATTACACCCCCCGCATCACTACGCAAACGGTTATAACATCTCACACTCCAGACCCTTCGACGACCAATCAAGCCTATACCGTAAACGTAACAGTCACTCCTGCCTCGGGTTCCACACGCCCATCCGGAAGCGTAACGGTCACTGACGGAACGAGCTCGTGCACCGACACGACTGCAAGCAACGGAGCAAGCAGCACCTCAGCCTTCTCATGCGCACTTACCTCCACGACCGCGGGCACCAAGACCCTCACCGCAACCTTTACCAGCACCAATGCCTTTACGGGCAGTTCGGGAACAGCGTCGCACACCGTCACCGCAGCACCCCCACCCCCACCTTCGTCGGAGACCTTCAGCAAAGGCATGGTTTCCATCACCTTCGATGACGGCACGAAATCCGTGTACAACGCAATCGCCGCTCGCAACCTGCTTCAAGGTTTGCCGAGCACGCAGTACGTGTATTCAATCCCGATGTACGGTGCTGCGCTATGCAATGGCGCCTGCTACACCGAATACATGTCAACCGCAGACGTGCAGAACCTTGCTGCAGCGGGACATGAAATCGCTTCGCATACGCGCGGACACCGTAATCTATCGACGCTCTCAGGAACCGATTCGCTCTTTGAGACGAACGGTTCGCGACTTGATTTCATCGGTGAGTTCCCATCCCTGGCTGTTACAAGCCTTGCGTATCCGTACGGAGGATTCAACAGCGCGGTCAAACAACAACTTCAAGCGGCGGGCTACAGCGGCGGCCGCACCGTAGATATCATAGGCGCTGATGGACGACCCATACTTAACAAGCCGTCAACGGATCGATTCGCACTCTTTTCAGGCCAAGTAACCGGCACGTCACCCGTAACGCCGAACGACCCTTTACCGACCGGCTGGAATCCCGAATTCGGTACGATCCAATCCTGGATTGATGATGCGGTAAACAACAAGCAATGGCTGATTCTGACCCTTCACGAAGTCAAAGACGACTGCGGCGCGGACGCGTATTGCGTCACCCCCGCGAAACTCACACAGATCGTGAATTATCTCAAGTCAAAAGGATCATCGATCGATGTGGTTACGGTTGGACAGGGATTGAGTCGCATGAATAGTGCCCCCACTTCAGACGGTGCGGCACCGGTAGTGACCGTACCTCAAACGGTCAACAATACGATCACCACCAAGGCAACATCGTCGTCCGGAGCGGCAGTCACCTTCACCCCGGTCGTAACCGACTCGAACTCCGGCTTGAACGCACTCTGCGTTCTCCCCGCCATCCAAGAGGAGTTCGTGTTCCCTTCCGGTGAAGCCTCGGGAATACAGCTCCCGAAAGTCGTCACCTCCGGATACACGTTCCCGACAGGCTCGACAAGCGTGCGATGTTCCGCGAGCGACGTCGGCGGTAAAGTCGGTACCTACACCTTTACGGTTACCGTAACCCCGTAG